In Mesorhizobium sp. M9A.F.Ca.ET.002.03.1.2, the DNA window TCGGTCGTGAAGCCGTAGAGCGGCTGCGCCTGGATGAAGGCGTATTTGGCGCTGAACGAAATCGGCAGGCCGGAAAAGGCCGCTTTCACCTCGGCGCGGCGGACCTCGAAGCTCTGTTCGTCGAAACGGCCACTGACCGAGCCGGAAAGCCCGCCGGGGCTGTTGAAGCCGACAAGGCCAACATAGTCGGAGGTCTCGGTCTCAAGACCCGAATAGGCGCCGACATTGACCAGGTCCGGTGAATCGAACGAGTTGTGGCCGCCCAGTTGATAAGATTGGCCGAACAGCGCGTTGGTGCTCCAGCCATTGTCGTAGGCGCCGGAATAGCGCACCCCGACATTGGCGCGCGAGCCACCCTCCATGCGATCGTAACCGGAGAACTTGTCGCGCTCGAACAATGTCGTGGCGTCGAAGACGAAGCTCTGAGCGTCCTCGTTGGGGACAGCGAGGCCACCGACATATTGCTCGTTCGGACGCACGAAGACCTGCGCCATCGGCTCGAAGATATGGCTGGAATTGGTCGACGAAAACAGCACCGGCCAGCGCATCTCCAGCCCGGCGGTCGCCATGTAGCGGGCGAGCGAGGTGCGCATGTCAGCGCTGGTATTTATATCCGGGTTCATCGCCATCTCGTTGATGGCGGTGAGCGAGGGCGAAGAGGCATTAACATAGCCGGCGTCGCCGCGCAGCGCCAGCAATGGCGTCAGCAGCAGCCCGCCATCGGTGGTGAAGGTGCGCTTCCATTCGGCTTCGGCGGTCAGGCGGCCCGATTGGCCCTCGATGCCGCGCACGCGCTGGACGTCCGAGGTGGGATCGTCAGGGACAGTGTAGACTACATCCAGCCTGTCGCGGCTGATGGCCTGTGCGTTGACATTGAACGACAATTGCCCGCCGGCCACCGCCATGTCGGGGATGTAGGCGTAGTCGAGCGAGGGCAGCACCCAGGGCTGCTTGCCGGCGCGTGCGGTCGGATCGTCAGGGAGCGTCTTTTCCTGGACCTCGAAGCGCATGGCGCGCACGTCGAAATAGTTGCGGCCGTTGAGGCCGGTCAGATAGATCTCCGAGCGATGCACGCTATCGTTGAAGTCTTCGATGGCGTAGGTGCGCGAGAAGTTCTTGTCGGTCTGCAACAGGACATTCCAGCCGAAGTCCCAGCGCGGATTGATAGCGAACTGCCCCTTGGTGCCCATCATGCCGCGGAACTTGTTCGGGTCGCCGGCCGCACCTGAATCGACAGTGGGGCCGTAGCTGTCGATGAACTCGTCGGGGTCCTGTTGCTGGATACCGGCGATCTTCAGGCTGTACTGGCCGTTGTTGAAGCGCTGGCGCCATTCGGCCTCGCCTAGGAAGCCTTGCTTGGTATAGCCGCTGCCGGTGACGGTGAGGTCATAGGTCGGCGAAAGCGCGAAATAATAAGGCACTTTGATGCCGGCGCCGAGGTCGCTCTTATAGGCAATGCTGGGGTTCAGGAAGCCGCTTTTGCGCTTGACGGTAGGGTCGGCAATCTCGAAGGCCGGCAGATAGGCGAGCGGAAAGCCGAAGAACTCGAAATTCGAATTCTCGAAGCGGACCGTCTTCTTCTCGCCGTTCCAGATGATCTTCCTGGCCTTGATGCGCCAGGTCGGTGCCTTGTCCGGTTTGTCCGCGCATGGCTCGCAGGCCGTGTAGACGCCATTGTGGAACGTCGTCAGCACGCCGCCCAAGCGCTCCGCGCTTTCGGCGGCGAAATACGCCTTGTCGACGGTTTCGACACGCAGCGCATTGACGAAGCCATCGGCGAAATCGTCGGTGATGTCGACATGCTGCGAATAGATCTTGGTGCCGTCGCTGTTGATGACCTCGACATTGCCGCTGGCGACGAGGCGCTGGGTGTTGCGGTTGTATTCCACCCGCTGGGCGACGAGGCGGTTGCCGCCATAATCGATCTGGACCCCGCCGACAGCCGTTACCGTCTGTTTGTCGTTGTCATAGACCAGCGTATCTGCCGCCAGCAGCATTTGCGAGTCGGCGGGGACGTCCGGCGCCATAGCGCTGATATCCTGGGCGGAAGCCGGAACAGTCGGGACGACGCAAGCGAGCAGGCATGCCAAGGCGCTCGCCCCATAGAGGCGCGCCAGACCGGCCTGCCTATGGCTACGCAAAACCGCCCCCCTCACTAGCCGTCTTCCTTGTACAGCAAGAAAGTCACCCCGAAGAACATAGCCACGACAACCGGAACCCATGCAGCCACGACTGTGGGTACGAATCCCGCAACACCGAATGCCTTGACCAGCACCGTCACGACATAAAGCAGAAACCCAGCCAGGACGCCACCCAGAATCATCGTCGCGGATTGTCCCATCCTTGCAAATCGCATCGACACCGTTGCAGCGATCAGCGTCATGGCGACGAGAAGGAACGGCAGCGCCACCAGCGAATCAAACTGCATGGCAAAGGCATTTGCCTTGAGGCCGAAGGAGCGGGCAACCTCGATCTTGCTGGGCAGATCGTAGAAAGGGATGGTCTCCGGGCGCGCCAGCCGCTCTTGTACGAATTCGGGCTTGAGATTGGTCGGCACCCGGTCGCTTGCCAACGATTGGATGTTGCCGTCCCGGAAAACCTTGACGTCCTGCAGCTCCCAATAGCCATCCCGCAAAAAGGCGTGCACCGCATCCTTGCGTTCAACGATGTCGCCTTGCGGGTTGAGGACGAAGAAGACGGCGTTGGCCATTTCCAGGCCCTGATTGAGAATGGCGCGCGCGCCGATGATAGTATCGCCGGAACTGGTTTTCTGCCGGATCCAGGGCGCGGCATCGGCCGAGACGGCGCTCGACTTGCCGGAGCGGAGCTGGGTCTCGATTCTCTCGGACCAGGAAAACGCATGCGCGGCGATCGGATTGATGACGCCGACCGACAGCACGCCGAACAGCAGCGCCCCGATGCAGCACGGCAACAGGAACTGCCATGCGGACACGCCGGCGGAACGTGCGATGACCAGTTCATATCTGCGATTGAGCGAGACCAGCGTCGCCATCGCCGAGAACAGTCCGACGAACGGCACTGTCTGCAGCATGATCATCGGCATCCTCAGCCCTGAAATGGCGAACGCCGTACCGTAGGTGAAGCCTGGCACGCCGGTCGTGCGGCTGGAAAGCTCGGTGAAATCGATCAGGAACACAAGCGCCAGGAGACCGACGAAGAACCAGATGGTGATCGTCACGTAACGGAAGAAGAAGTATCGACCCAGAGTCCAGCCCATTAGCGTGTCCAGCCCATCAGCCAGCCCCTTGGCCAGAAGCGCCACGCTTGGCGAAGCGGAGCTTGATGGCGCTCCAGCCTTCACCGAAGCGGCCGGCGAAATTCGTCATCCAGTCGGCCCAGGCGACCGGCAGCTCCATGGTCCGGTTGGAAACGATGAACCATGTCGCCACCGCGGACGCCACAATCGGAACGCCGTAGACCATATAGGCGTATTGCGGAATCTTGTCGGCTTTGCCGGCGGCAAAAAAACCAAGCCAGCGTACGAAAAGCGCAAGCGCGATGGCCGTTATCAGCGGGTGAATGCGCGCCTCGCGGTGGGAGCGCGCGTCTCCCGCGACCGCAAGCGCGATCAGCGCGAACACGAGTGAATAGGACCATTCGGAAAAACGCTGGTTGAGCTCGGCCAGGTACCTGTTCGGCGCTCTCTGGAACATCTTGTCGTTGGGACTGGGATTGAGCAGGTACTGGGTCGTCCGGTCCTTCGGCAAAAGCAATACGTCCGATGAGGCCGACATGAAGGCGGACAGATCGAAGGCATAGGAGGTGAACCGGATGACCGAAAGGTCGCCTGTCAGCGTTTCGCGATGGATGACGCCGTCGTTCATCATCAGCACCTTCTCGTCGCCGCTTTCGATGATGGCCCCGGTCTTGGCGTAGTAGATGAGGTTGACGCCTTCTTCGCGCGAATCGGCGACGAAGATGCCGCCGAGGCGATTGTCTGGAAGCCGCTCGCCAATCTGCAGGAAGAGGCCGTCGTCGATCTTGCGGAAGGTGCCTTCCTGGATGATCAGCGACAACAGATCGGCACGCGACGACGCTACCAGTTGGCGGTTTTTCTGGCGTGCATAGGGGTCGATGCCGTTATCGACGGCGAATGAAAGAACGCTGGCCGCCAGCGCCAGGAGCATGATCGGCCTGACGATGGTCCAGCGCGAGGCGCCCGCGGCGTTCAAGACGGCAAGCTCGGAATCGGAATTCATTGCGCTCAGCGTCTGAGCGACCGCGACCACCAGGGCGAAAGGCACGACGATCGGGACGATCGATGGAATGATCAGGGCAGCGACCTCGAAGAAGGTCAGCGCCGACTGGCCGCTGTCGGTGACGAGATCGATGCGGGCGAGCACCTGCGTCGTCCATACGATCGCCAGCGTCCAGGTGAGCGCTGCCAGGAAGACCGCCAATGCGCGACGCATGATGTAGCGTTCAACGACCCTCATGAAGGCTTTTCTCGATTTTGCCGAACGGCATCATGCCTCCAGACAAGGTAGTCGTCCGGCGACGCCTGTACAACCGGTTCCGTTTTGCGGTCGATCCGTCCCGTCCCGCATCATTATTCCCGGTGGGCCGGAGTGTCGGCGGCAATGGATAAGAAAGGGCGAACATCAATGGTTAACAACAGGTTGCGGCAGGAAAGCGGGGCCGTGCCGCGACGAATCGCCGTCGATTCCATACGCCATATGGGATCTGATTCCGGCAAAGTCTTGCTAAATGCCGGAAAACGACCAAATGTCGCGCCGATCACGGTTATGGCCGCCATGACAGGTACAGGCATGGAAGCAGAAGCAACTGAATTGCGCAGTCAAACCGGCCAGGAATCGATTTTTCACGGTGCAATCGTGATCGGCGCCGGCGCGGCGGGGCTGGCCGCCGCCTATGCGCTGATAAAAGCCGGCGTACCAACGCTTATCCTGGAAAGGGAAAACCGGCTTGCCGAACCCTGGTACCGGCGGCACGAACGGCTGCACCTCAATTCGCATCGTGATCTCTCGACACTCCCTGGCGTCGACTACCCCGCGGGCACCCCCGCTTTTCCCCACAAAACCGCCGTCGTCCGCCACCTGAACGATTTCAGCCAGGCGCACAGTCTGCCGGTCCGGCTTGGCGTCGCCGTCGAGGAGATCGCGTTCAACGGCGATCACTGGACCGTTGAGACCACTGCCGGGCCCCTGCTGGCGCGTCATGTCGTCATTGCCACCGGGCGCGACCGACAGCCATTCATTCCGCAGTGGAAGGGCGCCAACGACTTTGCCGGCCGCATCATGCATTCGGCGGATTTTGGCAAAGCCGAGGACTATGCGGGAAAAAAGGTGCTGGTTGTCGGCGCCGGCAATTCGGGCTTCGACGTGCTCAATCATCTGGCGGGGGCGAATGCCGCCTCTGTCTGGCTGTCGTCCCGCAACGGCCCCTCGCTGCTGCCAAAACGCATTGGCAAGATCGCCGTCCACAGGCTTTCGCCGTTTATGGCGCGTTTGCCGTTGTGGCTCGCCGACGCGGTGATGGCGGCAACGCAGCGCCTGGTTTTCGGCGACTTGAAGAAGTTTGGCCTGCCGCGCGCGTCGTCGGGAGGCGCAAGTCGCCTGACTGCCGATTATACCGCGATCGCCACCGATGACGGCGCCGTCCGCGCCATCAAGGCCGGCAAGATCGTAGTACTGCCGCAGGTGCGCGAATTTGCCCGCGACGGCGTCTTCCTCGGCAACGGCGACCTGATCGCTCCCGATATTGTCATCGCGGCGACCGGCTACCGCACCGGGCTCGAACGCATGGTTGGCAAGCTCGGCGTCCTCGATAGCAAGGGCGTTCCCCTTTTCAATGGCGGCGAGGCCGACCCGAAATTGCCCGGTCTGTGGTTTACCGGCATGCGGCCAAGCATCCGCGGTTGTTTCGCCAATGCCCGAATTCAGGCCAAGGCGATCACGCAGCAGATCGTCAGGCAGAGGCGATGAATTGAAAATTGGGGTGGTGCTTCCGGCCGGAAACGGCCAAGTATCGGGTTTCGCCAAGGCACACTCCCAAAAAACCAACGCCGTTCCCGAAAGCAGGACATGATGACTTCGAGACCTTCGATCGCCTTCGCCAAATTCGCAGCGCCCAAAAAGGGCAGTGTCTTCGTGCTGGCGGCCGACGATGGCGGCCTCGGCGACGCGGCAAAGGCTTGCGACCCGGCAAAGACCCTGGAGCGGGCGTTTCCGGCGGCCGACTTTTCCGGCAAGTTCGCCGGCCTGGTCGAAGTGCTGGCGCCGGAGGGCACATCGCTCGACCGGCTGGTGGCGGTCGGCGCCGGAAAGGTCTCGGCGCTCGACGATCATGCCTGGCTCAAGCTTGGCGGCACGATCGCTGCATCCTTGCGCAAGGCGGTCGAGGTGGCTGTCATGCTCGATCTGCCGGGTACTGACGTCGGCGGCAGGCAAGCGGCACAGCTTGCCGCGGGCATCCTTCTGCGCAGCTATGCCTTCGACAAATACAAGACGAAAAAGGACAATGGCGACGGCCAGCGCGACGGCAAGAAGGTCGAGCCCAAGAAGCCGGCCAAGGTGACCATCCACACCACCGATCCGGTGTCGGCGAAAAAGATCTTCACCGACGAAGTGGCGGTGATCGACGGGGTGTTCCTGGCGCGCGATCTGGTCAACGAACCGGCCAACATACTGGGGCCGGTGGAATTCGCCGCCCGCGTCGGCGAACTGGAAGCGCTCGGCGTCACGGTCGAGATCCTGGTCGAGAAGGAGATGAAGAAGCTCGGCATGGGCTCGCTGCTCGGCGTCGCGCAAGGCTCGCCGCGTGGCGCCCGCATGGCCGTCATGCGCTGGAACGGCGGCAAGGCCAAGGACAGCCCGGTTGCCTTCGTCGGCAAGGGCGTCACGTTCGACACCGGCGGCAATTCGATAAAGACGGCCTCCGGCATGGAGGACATGAAGGGCGACATGGGCGGCGCGGCCGCCGTGACCGGGCTGATGCACGCGCTGGCCGCCCGCAAGGCCAAGGCCAATGTCGTCGGTGTCATCGGGCTGGTGGAGAATTCCGTCGACGGCCATGCGCAGCGCCCTGGCGACATCGTCACCTCGATGTCGGGCCAGACCATCGAGGTGCTCAACACCGACGCCGAAGGCCGCCTCGTTCTGGCCGATGCGCTGTGGTACTGCAACGATCGCTTCCAGCCGAAATTCATGGTCAATCTGGCGACGCTTACCGGCGCCATCATGGTCGCGCTCGGGCAGCATTATGCCGGCCTGTTCTCCAACAATGACGACTTGGCGGACAAGCTGACGAGCGCCGGGCAGGCGACGCAGGAACGGCTGTGGCGGATGCCGCTCGGCACCGAATACGACAAGCTGATCGATTCGAAAAATGCCGACATGAAGAACATCGGCGGCCGCTACGGCGGCGCGATCATCGCGGCGCAGTTCCTGCAGCGCTTCGTCAAGGATACGCCCTGGGCACATCTCGACATCGCCGGCACCGCGCTGGGCGCGCCGTCCAACGAGATCAACCAGTCATGGGGCTCCGGCTTCGGCGTCAGGCTGCTCGACCGGCTGGTGCGCGACAACTACGAGGGGTGAGGCCTTAACTATTTGTTTTTACGCAAATCCCTAGGGAAAGCGCTACGCACTTTTCCCAGGAAAACCACTGCACACTTTTCCTGGAATTGCTCCAGAGGCGCGATCATGGCCGACGTCCTGTTCTACCACCTGACCGAATCGACGCTGGAGGATGCGCTGCCCGGCCTGCTCGAGCGCAGCGTCGATCGCGGCTGGCGCGCCGTGGTGCAGACCGGCACCGAGGAGCGGCGCGACGCGCTGGACCAGCATCTTTGGACCTTCAGGGACGACTCGTTCCTGGCGCATGCGACCGACCGCGAATCCTATCCGGCCGAGCAGCCGATCCTTTTGACTACCGGCCAGGACAATCCGAACGAGGCGCAGATCCGCTTCCTGGTCGATGGAGCGGTGCCGCCGGAACTTGGCTCCTATGAGCGCGCCGTGTTCCTGTTCGACGGCCACGATACGGCGCAGGTCGAGGCGGCGCGCACGCACTGGAAGACGATGAAGGAAGCCGGCCACGCAGTCACCTACTGGCAGCAGACGTCGGACCGGCGCTGGGAACGCAAGGCGTAGAACTTCCAGGTTTGCTCGGCGCCGACGTCAGTCGTCGGCTACGGCCCGAATGGGGCGCGTGCCGATCTTGGCCCCTGTGACGGCATCGACGGCCACTGGCTGAATTTCTTCGCCTGTCTCTGAATCTATGTACCGCTTCAGCCTGCCTCCGCCGCGATATCGGCGTCCCCAAGCACCCATCAAGACGAGTACCGGCAAGAAATCGCGTCCAGCGTCGGTCAGCACGTACTCGTCGCGCGGCGGCCGCTCCGAGTAGCGCCGCTTTTCCAGCAGTCCCTCCTCTGTCAGCGTCGCCAGCCGCCGGGTCAGAATGGTGGGGGCGATGCCAAGACTTTTCCGGAATTCGTCGAAGCGGGTGAGGCCCATGCTCGCGTCGCGAAGGATCAACATGCTCCACGCATCGCCAACGCAGGTGAGGCTGCGGGCGATCGGGCAAGAGGCATCGGAAAGAATTTTTGTGTTCATATCATTTTGATAGTGACTTCATATCGAAATGATAGTAACATCGTTTCGAAATGAAATCCAGCACAAAGAAAGGACTGATTTCCATGAACAGGACCCATCCAGAACTTAACCCTCAGCGCGCGCAATCGGCGCGTCATGTCGCGGCGGGCCAGCCGAGATCGGCACCATTCAAACGGAGCCTCGCGATGAACAACCTCATCGGTGTTGTGGCGGCATTCGGCCTGGCCGTGTCCCCGCTGCATGCCGGTGAGCTGTCCCCCATGGCAGGGAAGAGTATCCATATCGGCGATCTTCATGGCGTCTTCTACTACACCAACGAAAATGACGGCTATCGGGTGATCGCAACGATAGCGGATGGCGAGGCCGGTATTCCGGTGCGCTTCTCGGCCACGCTCGCTGAAGGCCAGTCGGCTACGATATCGGTGCCCGGGAAATTGGGCGGATCCGACCAGGGCCTCGACATGTCGCGCTCCGGCGGCAAGCTTACCGTCACCGAGGTGGGATCGAAACAGTCAGTCGGGGCCATTACCGAGTAATGGCTTCATCGGATCGTCGGGGCGTGCCCATTGTGCGCACGCCCGAGGCCGGCAATCCAGCACAGAGAAAGAAGTGATTTCCATGAGCAAGACCAACCTTGGCGTCGCCCTGGTGACGGGGGCATCCACCGGCATCGGGCGCGCGACGGCTAAAGCCCTGCAGAACGCGGGCTTTCGCGTGTTCGGAACCAGCCGTCGCGCGGTCGCCGAAACGATCGATGGCATTACCATGCTGACCTGCGACGTGACCGATGACGCGTCCGTGGCGAAACTGGTCGATGACGTTCTGGCCGAGACCGGGCGCATCGATCTGCTCGTCAACAATGCAGGCATGGGTCTGCTTGGCGGCGCGGAGGAGTCCTCGTCCGCCCAGGCCCAGTCGTTGTTCGACGTGAACGTCTTCGGCGTTTTCCGCGTCACCAACGCGGTGTTGCCGATCATGCGACGCCAGGGAAAGGGCAGAATCGTTAATTTGAGCTCGGTGCAGGGGTTCATCCCAGCCCCTTATTTCGCGCTTTATTCGTCGACCAAACATGCCGTTGAAGGCTATTCCGAATCGCTTGACCACGAACTGCGCTCGTTCGGAATTCGCGTTGTATTGGTCGAGCCCGCCTATACCCGTACGTCGTTCGAAGACAGTCTCGCCAGGCCGGATCAGTTGCTTGATATCTATGACACTGCGCGCGCTGGCATGAAAGTGGCCGTGCGGAAGGCGATGGAAAAAGGCGATGCGCCCGAAGTGGTAGCCAAGACCGTTTTGGCGGCTGCGACCGATCCCGCTCCGAAGAGACGCTATGCGGCGGGGAAAATGGCGCGCCAGGTCAGTTTCCTGCGCCGTTTCGTCCCCGCATCCGCATTCGACAAAAGCCTGCGAAAGCAGCTCGGGCTGCCGCTCTGACGCTTGAGCATGCGAAAGCTTGGCAGTGAATTGCGCCGCATCAGGGCCGATGGGCCGATCTTGACCACCGCCTTGGAGCGCCAAACCCGAACGGGAATGACCGGTCTGGCAATGCCTGCGTCGTAGCGTTTGGAGCGAAATTCGAACTGAGGCACGCCCCAGCCACTTGACGAAAGGATGACCGCGCGCAAAACTGCTAAGATGTCAGACCAATTGTGGATCTAGGTTGCCCATGCGAGCGCGCGGCGAACTGCCCGGGGCAACGCGTGTGGCAATCGCCACGCTCCCGCCGCTGGACCGCGGCAAACAGGTCATGGAAGCGCTGGCCGACTATGTCGAGCGCGCCGCGCTGAAGAGCGGTGACCGGCTTCCGACCGAACGCGAACTGATGGCCGCGCTTTCCGTCGGGCGTTCGACGATACGGGAGGCGATGGGGCGTTTCGAAGCGCTCGGCGTTACCGAGACCCGCAAAGGCAGCGGCACCTATCTGCTCAAGCCGATATCCGCCGGCACGATCCATTTGCCGCTGTCGCTCGATACGGCAGAGCTGCGCGACGGCCTCTTGCACACCCTCGAGGTGCGCCGCGGCATCGAGGCCGAGGCAAGCATGGTGGCGGCGCGGCGGCGGACGGCCGACGACCTGCGGACGATCGAGGAGAAACTCATCGAGATGGAGCGCGTCCATCTCGCCACCGGCACGTCTGGCCCGGAAGACCTGGCCTTTCACCTGGCCATCTACGACGCCACGCACAACCCGCTTTTCCGGCAGCTTCTGGGACAAATGCGCGAAGCGTTCGAGCGCTTCTGGGACCATCCCTTCGACCGCCAGGATTTCGCGCGGCGATCGTTTCCGCATCACCGCGAGCTGTTCGACGCCATTGTCGTCGGGGACGCGGAGCTGGCGCGCGGAAGAACGCTGAAGATACTCGAGATCGTGGAAGAGGATATCGAGGAAATGTCGAAATGAACGGCCCCGATTTTTTCGATCAGGCGTCGCTGATCGCCGCGCATGACGAGGGCAACGCCTTCGATGCCGTCGTGCCGCCGATCGTGCAGACCTCGCTCTTCACCTTCCCGAGCTACGACGAGATGCTCGAGACATACCGCGGCGAAAAAGTGCGGCCGACCTACACGCGCGGGCTGAACCCGACCGTGCGCATGTTCGAGGACATGCTGGCAAAGCTGGAAGACGCCGAGGACGCCATCGGTTTTGCGAGCGGCATGTCCGCAATCTCGTCGGCAGTGCTGAGCTTTGTCGAGCCGGGCGACCGCATCGTCGCGGTCAGGCATATCTACCCGGACGCGTTCCGGCTGTTCGGGACGC includes these proteins:
- a CDS encoding LPS-assembly protein LptD, translated to MRGAVLRSHRQAGLARLYGASALACLLACVVPTVPASAQDISAMAPDVPADSQMLLAADTLVYDNDKQTVTAVGGVQIDYGGNRLVAQRVEYNRNTQRLVASGNVEVINSDGTKIYSQHVDITDDFADGFVNALRVETVDKAYFAAESAERLGGVLTTFHNGVYTACEPCADKPDKAPTWRIKARKIIWNGEKKTVRFENSNFEFFGFPLAYLPAFEIADPTVKRKSGFLNPSIAYKSDLGAGIKVPYYFALSPTYDLTVTGSGYTKQGFLGEAEWRQRFNNGQYSLKIAGIQQQDPDEFIDSYGPTVDSGAAGDPNKFRGMMGTKGQFAINPRWDFGWNVLLQTDKNFSRTYAIEDFNDSVHRSEIYLTGLNGRNYFDVRAMRFEVQEKTLPDDPTARAGKQPWVLPSLDYAYIPDMAVAGGQLSFNVNAQAISRDRLDVVYTVPDDPTSDVQRVRGIEGQSGRLTAEAEWKRTFTTDGGLLLTPLLALRGDAGYVNASSPSLTAINEMAMNPDINTSADMRTSLARYMATAGLEMRWPVLFSSTNSSHIFEPMAQVFVRPNEQYVGGLAVPNEDAQSFVFDATTLFERDKFSGYDRMEGGSRANVGVRYSGAYDNGWSTNALFGQSYQLGGHNSFDSPDLVNVGAYSGLETETSDYVGLVGFNSPGGLSGSVSGRFDEQSFEVRRAEVKAAFSGLPISFSAKYAFIQAQPLYGFTTDRHEVTLGASTQLAENWRVFGTGTYDLEQSILVKDGIGFAYSDSCFTYLMTFSETRDLNTREVSQNVGFNLSFRTLGDFGSSQSSFGAIQ
- the lptG gene encoding LPS export ABC transporter permease LptG, whose product is MGWTLGRYFFFRYVTITIWFFVGLLALVFLIDFTELSSRTTGVPGFTYGTAFAISGLRMPMIMLQTVPFVGLFSAMATLVSLNRRYELVIARSAGVSAWQFLLPCCIGALLFGVLSVGVINPIAAHAFSWSERIETQLRSGKSSAVSADAAPWIRQKTSSGDTIIGARAILNQGLEMANAVFFVLNPQGDIVERKDAVHAFLRDGYWELQDVKVFRDGNIQSLASDRVPTNLKPEFVQERLARPETIPFYDLPSKIEVARSFGLKANAFAMQFDSLVALPFLLVAMTLIAATVSMRFARMGQSATMILGGVLAGFLLYVVTVLVKAFGVAGFVPTVVAAWVPVVVAMFFGVTFLLYKEDG
- the lptF gene encoding LPS export ABC transporter permease LptF; translated protein: MRVVERYIMRRALAVFLAALTWTLAIVWTTQVLARIDLVTDSGQSALTFFEVAALIIPSIVPIVVPFALVVAVAQTLSAMNSDSELAVLNAAGASRWTIVRPIMLLALAASVLSFAVDNGIDPYARQKNRQLVASSRADLLSLIIQEGTFRKIDDGLFLQIGERLPDNRLGGIFVADSREEGVNLIYYAKTGAIIESGDEKVLMMNDGVIHRETLTGDLSVIRFTSYAFDLSAFMSASSDVLLLPKDRTTQYLLNPSPNDKMFQRAPNRYLAELNQRFSEWSYSLVFALIALAVAGDARSHREARIHPLITAIALALFVRWLGFFAAGKADKIPQYAYMVYGVPIVASAVATWFIVSNRTMELPVAWADWMTNFAGRFGEGWSAIKLRFAKRGASGQGAG
- a CDS encoding NAD(P)/FAD-dependent oxidoreductase — translated: MEAEATELRSQTGQESIFHGAIVIGAGAAGLAAAYALIKAGVPTLILERENRLAEPWYRRHERLHLNSHRDLSTLPGVDYPAGTPAFPHKTAVVRHLNDFSQAHSLPVRLGVAVEEIAFNGDHWTVETTAGPLLARHVVIATGRDRQPFIPQWKGANDFAGRIMHSADFGKAEDYAGKKVLVVGAGNSGFDVLNHLAGANAASVWLSSRNGPSLLPKRIGKIAVHRLSPFMARLPLWLADAVMAATQRLVFGDLKKFGLPRASSGGASRLTADYTAIATDDGAVRAIKAGKIVVLPQVREFARDGVFLGNGDLIAPDIVIAATGYRTGLERMVGKLGVLDSKGVPLFNGGEADPKLPGLWFTGMRPSIRGCFANARIQAKAITQQIVRQRR
- a CDS encoding leucyl aminopeptidase, whose protein sequence is MTSRPSIAFAKFAAPKKGSVFVLAADDGGLGDAAKACDPAKTLERAFPAADFSGKFAGLVEVLAPEGTSLDRLVAVGAGKVSALDDHAWLKLGGTIAASLRKAVEVAVMLDLPGTDVGGRQAAQLAAGILLRSYAFDKYKTKKDNGDGQRDGKKVEPKKPAKVTIHTTDPVSAKKIFTDEVAVIDGVFLARDLVNEPANILGPVEFAARVGELEALGVTVEILVEKEMKKLGMGSLLGVAQGSPRGARMAVMRWNGGKAKDSPVAFVGKGVTFDTGGNSIKTASGMEDMKGDMGGAAAVTGLMHALAARKAKANVVGVIGLVENSVDGHAQRPGDIVTSMSGQTIEVLNTDAEGRLVLADALWYCNDRFQPKFMVNLATLTGAIMVALGQHYAGLFSNNDDLADKLTSAGQATQERLWRMPLGTEYDKLIDSKNADMKNIGGRYGGAIIAAQFLQRFVKDTPWAHLDIAGTALGAPSNEINQSWGSGFGVRLLDRLVRDNYEG
- a CDS encoding DNA polymerase III subunit chi, whose product is MADVLFYHLTESTLEDALPGLLERSVDRGWRAVVQTGTEERRDALDQHLWTFRDDSFLAHATDRESYPAEQPILLTTGQDNPNEAQIRFLVDGAVPPELGSYERAVFLFDGHDTAQVEAARTHWKTMKEAGHAVTYWQQTSDRRWERKA
- a CDS encoding helix-turn-helix domain-containing protein, whose protein sequence is MNTKILSDASCPIARSLTCVGDAWSMLILRDASMGLTRFDEFRKSLGIAPTILTRRLATLTEEGLLEKRRYSERPPRDEYVLTDAGRDFLPVLVLMGAWGRRYRGGGRLKRYIDSETGEEIQPVAVDAVTGAKIGTRPIRAVADD
- a CDS encoding oxidoreductase, which codes for MSKTNLGVALVTGASTGIGRATAKALQNAGFRVFGTSRRAVAETIDGITMLTCDVTDDASVAKLVDDVLAETGRIDLLVNNAGMGLLGGAEESSSAQAQSLFDVNVFGVFRVTNAVLPIMRRQGKGRIVNLSSVQGFIPAPYFALYSSTKHAVEGYSESLDHELRSFGIRVVLVEPAYTRTSFEDSLARPDQLLDIYDTARAGMKVAVRKAMEKGDAPEVVAKTVLAAATDPAPKRRYAAGKMARQVSFLRRFVPASAFDKSLRKQLGLPL
- a CDS encoding FadR/GntR family transcriptional regulator, which produces MRARGELPGATRVAIATLPPLDRGKQVMEALADYVERAALKSGDRLPTERELMAALSVGRSTIREAMGRFEALGVTETRKGSGTYLLKPISAGTIHLPLSLDTAELRDGLLHTLEVRRGIEAEASMVAARRRTADDLRTIEEKLIEMERVHLATGTSGPEDLAFHLAIYDATHNPLFRQLLGQMREAFERFWDHPFDRQDFARRSFPHHRELFDAIVVGDAELARGRTLKILEIVEEDIEEMSK